In the Apodemus sylvaticus chromosome 3, mApoSyl1.1, whole genome shotgun sequence genome, ATGTTTCCCTCTGTGACAATGAAAAGACAGGCTGCAAAGCCCGGGAACTCAAGTCTGTTTATGTGGATGCTGTGGGGCAGTTTCTTAAACTGATCTTTCACCAGAACCACGCCAACAAGTACAACATATATAATCAggtgaggttgtgtgtgtgtgtgcttgaggcTCTGTGCTGACAGCACAGCCCACGGCCTGCACCCCTTTCCCCACAGCTCATCCACGCACAGACAGGTGCTCTCACAGGAGTGGTTGTAGGGGTGGCTGTTGCTCTCTGCGCCCAGCTCTCCCATATGGCAGTGCTGGGCACGTGGTTACAGGGCGTACTAGAGCCTCTGACTGTCCCAGACTCAGATATAAAAGAGTGCAAAGGCTCCCGGAGGTTTTATGTCACCTGTGTGCAGTAGCTTGACTGTCTCCCTCGTGTTTTTGTTTGCTGAGAGCATATGTGACTGACTGGCAGCCTGTCGCCTTGGCAGCGTGACACCTGGGGCTTCAGCTGTCCAAGGCCAGTGCCGGGCCCAGCAGCACCTCCACTCCACCGCTCGAGCTGCTGCCTTGTCTTCCTTTCTGTGAACGAGTTGGGAGTGGGGAAAGCCGGGTCCATCtctgtggtagaatgcttgcccagcatgctcaggccctgagttcaatcccggGGACCCCATCCCACCCTGAAAGAGGAAATCAAGTTTGTCCAAACACCcttgtgagtgcacacacacacttatgccaCTCGCTGCCCCTCTAAGGAGAGCAGGAGCCAGCCAGCCGTCACTCTGCCGTCGCAGGCAAATGAGCTGAGACATGGCTACATTACACGATGCATTGTCGCATGGCCTCACGGGAAACTGCAGCGACCATTTCTAATaccttttctccttccacctcaTCTGCACGTGTCACCAGCAGGAACTGACTAGGAGCTTGGGCCACAGTGATGGGTGGGGAAAAGAAGCAACTTCTCCACTAAGGGGGAGGTGAGAGTCAGCACCACGTGAAGTGGGCGGGGTCAAGTTAGTGGGTGCTGTGCACTCATCCTGGAGCTGGCTGCCTGGGAGACATGGGTAAAATTCTAGGTTAGCAATAATTGTTTAGAGACCTACAAACTGCAATCACTTGATGGAGCCTTAGAACAGCAGCACTCTCCTGAGCATCTCAGTTCTCTGCAGTAGTGTGGACCTTACTGCCAGTGCACTTGAGGATACACCATCATACCTGATGATACCACAGGCAAGAGTTAGCAAAAGGCTAAGGCACCTCAGACATTTCATATGAACTTCTGATAATGTAACTCTTCCTTAGGTGGCTTTGGTTGCAATAAATATCATTGGAGACCCCGCAGATCTGGGTGATGAGAACAATATTGTAAGTACAAagattaatttctaaaaaaaaaatagaaatatatttctcATCACAAAATGTATCAATTCAGAAGCTATCATACAACTGTGACTGACTGTTCGATAAGTTCCTAACCATCTTCCTTAAGGATTTCAGCTGCTCATGCAGAAGACCAGGACCACTGAGCCTTGCTGACTCCTCTCTATTAAGCAGTTGTAAATTAAGAGTTGTGTCCATTGTTTGCTGAGAGTCTAAGATGATATTTTGTTCCCAAAGGACTCTAGGGAGAAGCTGATCGACCACTACCTGGGCCACAGTCCCCACAATCCTGAGGACCCAGCCCTAGATGGAACTTTTGCTGGGTAagaccccccttcccccccccattcCTCCACAAGATACTTCACAACTCCTCAGTTAGGTCAGGCGAGAGCAGAGGAGGCACTGGTCAGGTTGTCCTGTGTGCATGCAGAGACTAAGGTGAGTGTGCCTTTGCATACCTACCCTGCTGCTCTCGAGAGATGCTTCAGTTCTTTGTGTCCAGAATTAGCCAAGGTCCCTGAGAGCAGTGACACCCTGTCCGCCGTGCCTTAGCTCTGGGGCATGTGAAGGCCAAGTACACCCTTACCTCTGTCACCACTGGTCAGCTCCTTCCTGGTGGCCACACCAGGTTTCTGCTCTCCCTGAAGCCTGAGCCTACAAAACAGCCACAGCAAACGGTGGCGTGCTTTGACAGAGCTTCCATCTTTAGTAGTGTGTCTGGTCTGGCCCCCTGGCCCCCAGGATGctgtgaaggcagaggcagagggctaTCAGAAGCCTGCCTGAGTGTTAGTGCCGAGATTCATTGTGTGAGAACCTGGCTTGACTCTGTGGGATTGCAGAAGAGTGGGCATGTTCCTGGCTATGGAATTgtgggattttgtgtgtgtgtgtgtgtgtgtgtgtgtgtgtgtgtgtgtgtgtttcttaaaaataaaacctttgtaTTGGTTTCTGGGACATCACGGCAAAGTGGTGTAGGCTTGCAAGCACAGTCAACAGACAGTTAATGTGTGCTGTGTTAACCCTCTCATTACTGATGGAAGGGTTGTCCATCGTATTATCAGTCACTGGGCTGGCAGGCAAAGGGCCTGATTAGAGGTGGAGAAACAGCAGAAGGGAGCCTGGGGAATTTTAAAGACAGCATGTGTCCCAGTGCCACTTGACCTTAttaaagttttccaaccaaactCTTTGTTACAGATAATACTTATATAAACTTAACCTATATATAAAATACCCAAGTCACAGCTTGCATTTGGGTTACTTTATGCAGCTGATGTAACAGATGTAAGGACCTGAAACTGGTCCCCTGGGCGTGTGCGGCGTGGCCAGGCACGTGCTACTGCGGCACTTTCTCACCTGGCACAAAGGTACTTCACGCCATGCTTAAGATCTAAGAGTGGCAGTGGTAACCACAGGAAGGTCGTGGTGCCGAGTATGCCTGAGGCCTGCCTGACATGCAGCCCAGGGAAGCACCAGGAACAGGAGCCCCCGTAGCTCATGGCTGCAGCCTGACCAACCCGAGTCCCTCcctcaggagggagggaggccctgTGAGCAGCTCTGAGGCCTTGTCTAACCTCCTCTGTGTGTTGAGCAGGAGCCCTTGACTCCCCTGAACTGAAGGCGTCATCTCCCTCTTAGGAGATCTGACTACATCTCTCCGCTTGATGACTTGGCGTTTGACATGTATCAAGACCCCGAGGTTGCCCAGATCATCCGCAGGCTGGACGAGAGAAAACGGGAGGCTGTCAGGAAGGAGCGCTACGACCACGCAAAGAGACTGAAGCAGGCGATCGCTGACTTGCAGAAGGTACAGCTCTGGGGACGCGCCCTCATCTGCCCAGGTGGGGTCTCTGCAGCACCACCCAGAAGGGCTCCTGATGGCTGAGGAGCAGAGATGGAGTTAGAGTCCTGGCCAGGGAGCGTTGGGGATCAGTGAGCCAGAGTCTGCTGCTCCTGTCTGGGTTTGGCTTGGGCCTGTGTGGGGCTCCTGAGTGCCAGGTGTTGAGACAGCATGCAGCACAGACCCCCTGACCCACGCGTGTCCTATGAGAGCAGATGCCCACGTTGTGTGCTGCAGGTCGGTGAGCGCCTAGGGCGCTATGAGGTGGAGAAGCGCTGTGCGGTGGAGAAGGAAGACTACGATCTGGCCAAGGAGAAGAAACAGCAGATGGCTCGATACCGTGCCCAGGTGTACGAACAGCTGGAACTGCATGGCCTTCTGCAGGGCGAGCCAGAGGTCAGAGCGGGCCACGGGGTGGGGGCACGTGGGAGAGAGTGAAGGGATGGTCAGGGTTTGCTCAGGCTCCCTGAGGGCCAGGCAGGTGCTCTGTGTCTTGAGCAATCAGCAGGTCTCTGCTGTAAGGGGATCCCCTAGAGTTCACAGAGCCCAGGGTCAGGAAGGTCAAGGCCTTAGGATCCCCCAGACTGGTCTCCATATTGTATGGGGTGTGGTACCTGTACCACGTGCCATGGATATGAAACCCACTGGGAGTCTGATTGGGGAGAGACAGACTTCTAGCAAGACACTCTGTCTGTAATCTTACAGTTCATGCAGACAGATAATGACTACATGGCAGGTGAGGGAGAGGGTGCTCAGTGCTGAGTACAGGTGACGGAGAGGTGCTGCGTGCTAAGTACAGGTGAGGGAGAAAGTGCTCAGTGCTGAGTAAAGGTGAGGGAGAAGGGCTCGGCACTGAGTACAGGCTGCCAGTCCTCCCCAGTCCCACTCTCTAGGCTGCCAGCCTCAGGCACCTTCCTTCCAGGTAGAAACATAGACCAGTGTGAACCCCGGGGTGCTACTTTGGGCAGACCCTGCCTGGAAGCTTTACCTGTCCACATTGTGCATAATCACTTGACCGGCTGTGAACTGCAGGGCCTGGttctgaacccagggccttgcccaTTGTGCTGCCTCTAGCACACACTGCCCAAGCACCCATGGCCAGGCTACGTCAGGTGTGTGGCTCTGCTCTGTGCTCTGCACTGTAACTGTGGCACACAGCTGAGGAGGTGCCACGGCCCTGGGACTTAGATCCACCCATTATGTGCTCGTGAGTTGTTCTTACTGTCGGGCCCTCTCAGCACAGTCTTCCTTCAGTCAGGTGACCTGCAGCCGTCACACCCTTTGTCCCATCTCCCTCCAGACGCAGAGGCCGTTCGCCTTGCCCCTCCAGCCCCTTGCATCTCCCAGCAGTCCCCAGCACTGGAAGGCCGTGTCCTCACTCCCTCGCACAGAAGAGCTGGTTGTTGAAGACACGTTTACTGGCCCCGTTCTCCAGGAGAAGCCCTTGGCATCTTCTCCTCGGCATTCAGCAGCAGATCAGTCCCCACCTGCTGCAGGCCCCGCCCTAAGGAGCCATGTAAGTTCCTCTCCTGAAGTGTGACAGTCTGCAGCACATGGGTCGTCCCAGGTGCTAACCTCAGGACAGGTACATGCCTCCTACAGGACCAGCCCTCCCTGCATCCAGGAGGGAGCTGGAACATGACCAGAGCAGAGCAAGAGAGGGCAAAAGCCCGTTGGCCGCACCCAGAGAGGCACGTCTGTAGTCCAGCCTGCCAGGCCCTCGGCTCTGCACGGGGCGGTGGCCTCACAAAGTATCTTTTGAGCCCCtgatttttctgaaagaaaatacatacatcCACCTCAAGCATGACTCCGGGGTGTGAGAGAGAGCACATGTGAGGTGCACATGCCTGGAGATCTAGAGCAGAGGCAGGACTGCAGCCAGGTCAGCTTAGACTGCATAGCAGGTACTGGGATGTCCAAGGCCACAGAGtgatcctgtctcagaacaaacagGTAAATCCCGCTGTGCATACTTCCCACATAGCACTATGTGTCCATGGTCAGCGTACCTTTAGAACAGCATTGTGACAGGAACcctaagaaaactggactttGTACTGACTGTTCTAATGAGGCACATAACAGGTCCTGTGGGTTCCAAGATTGGTTTGACTCAAGAGCTCCAGTCTCATCAGAAGCCTGGTTTCTTCCTGTCACTTGATTCTCCGGCTCCTATATCCCTCTGCTACCCACtgccaaaggaaaacatttgccAAGGGGTCCTCACTTCAGTCCTGCTAGATCCCCCCTCAGCTGATCACACGACAGGTGGTCCTCTGAGGCAGCCCCAGAGCAGAGGAGATGCCCATGCGGCCTAGCCAGACCACCTGTGTTCGCTCAGGGTTGGCACTTGTGATTTCAGACTCTGAGAAACATATTCTCACAGGTGCGCACTCACATGCTGTCTCAGGAAGGGTTGGGGACTTGTCACTGGGTGTCAGGACCCAGTCAGGAATTCTCCCTCTTGGCTCTTACCACTGTGTGCTCACCTTTCTAATTCTGTGCCTTTGTCTGACGGGACATGGCTGTGAGGGCAGAAGGTCCATCCTCACTGCTGTGGGGGCAGCAAGAAAGGTGCCTGGCGAGTAACTGCTGGAGGGCCACAGACTGGGACTGCAGCTGTCCCCCAAGGAGCACCCCACAGGAAGCTCATTGCAGATTGCCCCACTGGAAGGCTGTGCTGGCTCTGAGACCTCCAGATAACGAGCGTATTTATCACTCTATGTAATACAGTAAAAGAACGTCAGCAGACTAATCTGAGAGATAATGGCTAGCATCCCTCCAAAAGGGCTGCAGCTTAGACAGCAATGGGAGGCTTCATCTGGTCTCTCCAGTTATAGTCCACTCATGGAAATTATTCTAATCTCATGCTACTCATACTTAGCAGACTAATCCCTTCAGACTCTCGCCTAGGAGCTCACCAGGCTGTGGAGCAGGCATCCTGGGCAGAGTCCCACACAGCGCCTCAGCCCCACAGCACCTGGCTCGCCTCTGCTTCCCTCACAGGAAGTCCTGCCCTATGACGAACGGCCTCTTCCTGTTACTCGAAAGCAGTTGGGGGAAGCATCTGCAGAGCCagaagtgagagagacagacagcgaTGTCCGGAGACGGGGTGTCTCGGGGGAACCAGAGCCCTTGACAGAGAAGGCCTTGAGAGAAGCCAGCTCTGCCATCGACATCTTAGGCGAAGCCTTggtaaaaaaggaaaaccaagttATGCACACAGTCACCatgacatgcacatgtgtgcatgtacacaaacagcacacacagagaaagaaaggacaacagctgtgatttttttttaacttggtttaatgtgtatgtatgtgtttgtgtgtgtgtgtgtgtatgtgtgtgtgtgagtatgaggtctgtgtgtttatatctgtgtgtcaatctatgtctgtgtgtgtgtgagtatgaggtctgtgtgtttatatctgtgtgtcaatctgtatgtctgtgtgtgtgtgtgtgtgtgtgtgtgtgtgtgtgtgcacgcgcgcgcgcatccTGCCattcacatgtggaggtcagctGGCAGGAGTCCGTGTTCTTAGCGTGTTGGTTCTCAGGTCATTTCCCATTAGCATAGCTCCACCTGCAGACCCTACTAGAAAAGAGTTTAAAGTGCACAGTGGCAGGCAGCCTCTGCTCTGTGTGGTGCAGGGCAGGCCACCCCACTTCCTGAAGTGAgcagacctgctgtctcctgacaggtGGCTGGGGCCTACTCTAAGACGTGGTCCTGCCGGGAAGATGCATTGCTGGCATTGTACAAGAGGCTGATGGAGATGCCTGTTGGAACCCAGAAGGAAGACTTGAAAAACATGCTCAGAGCATCTGTCTTTCTCATCCGAAGAGCCATAAAGGACATTGTGACCTCAGTGAGTCCCTCAGCCTGCTGTCCCCAGGTCACCAATAGAACTGCGGCTTAGCGTTCAGTGAGACCAGGAAGGAGGTCTCTGAACCTCCTTCAAGAGGAGCAAGAGCTGGGTGAATGACAGGTGGGCGGGGCCGTCTCTGGCTGCACACTTCCTCAGCTATGCACAGCCTCTGTTTTCCCATCATCCTCAGGAGAGAGGCGGAGTCCCACAGACAGCACTAAGTTCTCCTTGGTTCTCTTGGGGGGCTGTGAGTCACCCTTGCCTCTGCATCTCTGAGCAGGCTTTAGAATGAGCACTGCAGACAGGACAGGTTGAGGACTGTTAGTTCAGGCTGGGGGGGCTGTCATCACACAGTCAGCAGCGTGAGTGATGAGGGAACGGGTGCGGTGCAGGGCTCCGGACGTGGGGTGCTGTATGTGGAAGCAGTTTATCTATCGTCTAGTATACATGTTTGCTGTTGACTTCCCCTTgagctcccccccacccccacacacagctCATCTGTCTGTCTCATTTTCTTCAGGTTTTTCAGGCTTCATTGAAATTGCTGAAAATGATAATTACACAGTTTATCCCCAAGCACAAGCTGGGCAAACCTGACACGACGCACTGTGTGGAGAGAGCTGTCCCCCTTCTACTTGCCAGAACTGGAGACTCCTCTGCCCGCCTCCGTGTGATGGCTGTGAATTTTATCCAGGTCAGAACTCCCCTGTCTGTCACTGCCTTGTTGCTGTCTGACTCTGCCTTGCAAGGTTCTTCTGTCCTGCAAAGCCTCAGACATCTGCCCTCATGTTCCCCTAGTGCTGGAGGGATAGGCTCTGGGTAGACataagcttttgttgttgttttgagacagagtctcattctgTGATACTGGCTGGACTTGAGCTTCTTCGGACTCAGTGATCTCCTGCCTTAGCTCTCAGATTGCAGGCTCgataccacacccagcttattgGAGATGGAAATAAGGAATGTATAAAGCTAGGctgatggctcggcagttaaagCCATTGCTTGCTAACTCACAGTTAAGATCCCTAgaacccaggctggagagatggctcagtggttaagagcactgactgctcttccagaggtcctgagatcaattcccaacaacctcatggtggctttcaaccacctgtaatgggatctaacaccctcttctggtgtgtctaaagacagctaaagtgtgcttatataaataaaataaataaatcttaaaaaaaaaaaaatccctagaaCCCATCTAAGTACCAGGTAAGCATGGCGGCTTGCCTCAGGCCCAGACCTGGAAGGTGCAGCTAGTATCCATGGCGAGTCTAGCCAAGTCAGCAGTCACTAGGTCTGATtcggagaccctgcctcaaaatcaaGTGGAAGAGCTGTGTAGGAAGATCCCTGAAATCAGCCTTGGGCCTCCTCCTCATGCCTGCGCACACATGCCAACAGGCatccacacatgtatgtacaccatTCACACAAACGAAAGAAAGGGTTgtgagatgatggctcagtgggtgaaaggAGCCTCACAcccagcctgagttcagtccctgaggTGACCCACAGGGTTGAAGGGAGCCTCTGCCCACCACGCACtctcacccacactcacacagaacaaatgcacatagacacactcacacataaaaaataaactttcaaaatcATCAGGTTAACTGTCCCTGAGCCTCCCCCACCACTTGTTTCAGGAACCTGCCGTCCTGATGCCCAGGGGCCATGTTTACTGTGGCTGTGCCCTTTGTACCCGAGCCGTCACTCATGGCCCAAGTACAAAGACAGGTTGTTTCCATGTGTCACACTGTGTGCTAAGTTCAAGGAGCCAGAGgctccacagtgagaccctgttaccACAAGGAAAGCAATGGGTGGAGCTTGTGTTCTTTCACTAGTGACCACACCGGCCAAAGAACTGTTGACTCTCAGTGCTCAAAGTCCGGCTGTCAGCCTAATCTCTTCCAAATCTTAAACTCAGATCAAGTCTCCATTGTGGTTGAGTAACATGAGGATGGAAGGAAGCCTGGGGCTATCATCGTTTTCTCTAAGCTTTCCCTAACTCTCCTGTTGCTTTCCTCTGCTTCAGGTTTGCGCCCTCTCTGATTCTTACCCAGAATCCCTAGCTCCCTCTCATAGCTCGCCTGTGGCTTGCTCTGTCCCTCACTTCCGTTTGCTCTCTCCGGGTTCAGTGTGACGTCATGCTAAGTTGTACTAAATGACCTCCAGCAGTTCACAAGCCATGCTGTGTCCTGCAGGAAATGGCCTTGTTTAAGGAGGTGAAGTCTCTCCAGCTCATCCCAGCCTACTTGGTGCAGCCGCTGAAGGCAAATGCTTCCGCTCATCTGGCCATGAGCCAGGTGGACCTCCTGGCCCGGCTGCTGAGAGACCTGGGCACCGAGAGCTCGGGCTTCACTGTGGACAATGTGATGAAGGTGAGCCCGCCTCATGCGGTACCACACTGACCCCAGCTCCACAGTGTAGAGCAAGGCCATGTGACGAGAACGTGGGGGGCGGCTGGGGTCTTCCTGCTGTTTCTACCCTAACTGGTGAGAGGGTAGAGTGCACAGGTGGCCATCAGCAGTGGGGAGCAGACCAAGTCCTTACCTGACAGGCATGAAAACCCAGGTTTGACCCACAACATCACATACGACTGCCTGTACACTTCTGTAAGCTCAGCTATCCCGGCACTACCTCCCCACCACATGGAAAAAGCAAAGCACTCACTGGACCCAAGTGTTCGTGTGCCCAACAGCGCAGAGCTCTGGGAGACTTCCTCCGTGTGCCTGACAGTGCAGAGCTGTGGGAGGCTCCCTCCGTGTGCCCCAACAGTGCAGAGCTGTGGGAGGCTCCCTCTGTGTGCCCAACAGCACAGAGCTGTGGGAGGCTCCCTCCGTGTGCCCTGACAGCGCAGAGTGCAGAGCTGTGGGAGGCTCCCTCTGTGTGCCCTGACAGCGCAGAGCTGTGGGAGGCTCCCTCCGTGTGCCCTGACAGCGCAGAGCTGTGGGAGGCTCCCTCCGTGTGCCTGACAGTGCAGAGCTGTGGGAGGCTCCCTCTGTGTGCCCAACAGCGCAGAGCTGTGGGACGCTCCCTCCGTGCGCCCCGACAGCGCAGAGCTGTGGGACGCTCCCTCCGTGCGCCCCGACAGCGCAGAGCTGTGGGAGGCTCCCTCTGTGTGCCCCGACAGCGCAGAGCTGTGGGAGGCTCCCTCCGTGTGCCCCGACAGCGCAGAGCTGTGGGAGGCTCCCTCTGTGTGCCCAACAGCGCAGAGCTGTGGGAGGCTCCCTCCGTGCACCCCGACAGCGCAGAGCTGTGGGAGGCTCCCTCTGTGTGCCCAACAGCGCAGAGCTGTGGGAGGCTCCCTCCGTGTGCCCCGACAGTGCAGAGCTTTGGGAGGCTCCCTCTGTGTGCCCAACAGCGCAGAGCTGTGGGAGGCTCCCTCTGTGTGCCCAACAGCGCAGAGCTGTGGGAGGCTCCCTCCGTGCACCCCGACAGCGCAGAGCTGTGGGAGGCTCCCTCTGTGTGCCCAACAGCGCAGAGCTGTGGGAGGCTCCCTCCGTGTGCCCCGACAGCGCAGAGCTGTGGGAGGCTCCCTCCGTGTGCCCCGACAGTGCAGAGCTGTGGGAGGCTCCCTCCGTGTGCCCTGACAGCGCAGAGCTGTGGGAGGCTCCCTCTGTGTGCCCAACAGCGCAGAGCTGTGGGAGGCTCCCTCCGTGTGCCCTGACAGCGCAGAGCTGTGGGAGGCTCCCTCCGTGCGCCCCGACAACGCAGAGCTGTGGGAGGCTCCCTCCGTGCGCCCCGACAGCGCAGAGCTGTGGGAGGCTCCCTCTGTTTGCCCAACAGCGCAGAGCTGTGGGACGCTCCCTCCGTGCGCCCCGACAGCGCAGAGCTGTGGGAGGCTCCCTCCGTGTGCCCCGACAGCGCAGAGCTGTGGGACGCTCCCTCCGTGCGCCCCGACAGCGCAGAGCTGTGGGAGGCTCCCTCTGTGTGCCCCGACAGCGCAGAGCTGTGGGAGGCTCCCTCCGTGTGCCCCGACAGCACAGAGCTGTGGGAGGCTCCCTCTGTGTGCCCAACAGCGCAGAGCTGTGGGAGGCTCCCTCCGTGCACCCCGACAGCGCAGAGCTGTGGGAGGCTCCCTCTGTGTGCCCAACAGCGCAGAGCTGTGGGAGGCTCCCTCCGTGTGCCCCGACAGCGCAGAGCTGTGGGAGGCGCCCTCCGTGCGCCCCGACAGTGCAGAGCTATGGGAGGCGCCCTCCATGTGCCCCGACAGTGCAGAGCTGTGGGAGGCACCCTCCGTGTGCCCCGGCAGTGGAATGCTTGTCTCCTCTTGGCCTTGCATTTATTTTCCAAGTCTTCGAAGTATGCTCAGGTTGCTTTTGTGCTGGGAAAAGTTAATTTTGTCGTTCAGACAATTGGTAGCTGAGCTGACACTGCTTTCTTTGCAGTTTGCGGTGAGCGCCCTAGAGCATAGGGTGTATGAAGTGCGAGAGACTGCAGTCAGAATCATCCTGGACATGTACAGGCAGCACCCAGCCCTCACCCTGGAGCACCTTCCTCCAGACGACAGCTCCACGCGCAGGAACCTTCTCTACAAAGCCATTTTTGAGGGGTTTGCTAAGATAGACGGCAGGCCAACCGAGGCTGAGGTGAGGGTGAGTAGTCCTTCCTGGACTGATGAGACTGCAGTCTGCACTTCGGAAGTAACCTGGAACATAAACCAGTCATGCTGACTCactcctgtgatctcagcactgggaggctgAGCCAGGGGCATTGCTGGGAACACTGGCCAAGCTGGGaagctgggggtgtgggggggggcgaTCGGGGAGGGAGGGAACAGTGCTACCGAGACATGAGCTGGGCTCTTTCTTAAGGAGCCCCATGTGGagaagcacagtctgaggtgaGAAGCAGCCCCGAGCAGGGCTCTGGCCTGTGCATGTCCTGCCTGTGAGCTGAGACCAGCAGTGCCCTGTCTGGGAAGAGCAGGGTAGCAATGTACTAGCTTTTAGTAAACTGCTGGTGaatttacttttaatataaattatattctctctctctctttttttttttagaattatttacttattataagACATTgtggctgtcctcagacaccccagaagagagagtcagatcccattacagatggttgtgagccaccatgtggttgctgggaattgaactcaggtcctctggaagagcagtcagtgctcttaactgctgagccatctc is a window encoding:
- the Cep104 gene encoding centrosomal protein of 104 kDa isoform X2; translation: MPHKIGFVVVSSSGHEDGFSARELMIHAPTVSGWRSPKFCQFPQEIVLQMVERCRIRKLQLLAHQYMISSKVEFYISESLPEYLVPYQAERFRRLGYVSLCDNEKTGCKARELKSVYVDAVGQFLKLIFHQNHANKYNIYNQVALVAINIIGDPADLGDENNIDSREKLIDHYLGHSPHNPEDPALDGTFAGRSDYISPLDDLAFDMYQDPEVAQIIRRLDERKREAVRKERYDHAKRLKQAIADLQKVGERLGRYEVEKRCAVEKEDYDLAKEKKQQMARYRAQVYEQLELHGLLQGEPETQRPFALPLQPLASPSSPQHWKAVSSLPRTEELVVEDTFTGPVLQEKPLASSPRHSAADQSPPAAGPALRSHEVLPYDERPLPVTRKQLGEASAEPEVRETDSDVRRRGVSGEPEPLTEKALREASSAIDILGEALVAGAYSKTWSCREDALLALYKRLMEMPVGTQKEDLKNMLRASVFLIRRAIKDIVTSVFQASLKLLKMIITQFIPKHKLGKPDTTHCVERAVPLLLARTGDSSARLRVMAVNFIQEMALFKEVKSLQLIPAYLVQPLKANASAHLAMSQVDLLARLLRDLGTESSGFTVDNVMKFAVSALEHRVYEVRETAVRIILDMYRQHPALTLEHLPPDDSSTRRNLLYKAIFEGFAKIDGRPTEAETQKRVATKETEKQKKEEMKALQGQSAELRETQAGVQEKESEAVKLKSQDSHGRKAAPPDTPEIPDNHYLDNLCIFCGERNESFTEEGLDLHYWKHCLMLTRCDHCRQVVEISSLTEHLLTECDKRDAFGKCSRCSEAVPKEELPGHIKTKECNPAKAEKVANRCPLCHENFAPGEEAWKVHLMGPAGCTMNLRKTHVLYKAAAPQQGKGPAAAKSSTSAPKAGSKIPTPKGGLSKSSSRTHTRR
- the Cep104 gene encoding centrosomal protein of 104 kDa isoform X1 translates to MPHKIGFVVVSSSGHEDGFSARELMIHAPTVSGWRSPKFCQFPQEIVLQMVERCRIRKLQLLAHQYMISSKVEFYISESLPEYLVPYQAERFRRLGYVSLCDNEKTGCKARELKSVYVDAVGQFLKLIFHQNHANKYNIYNQVALVAINIIGDPADLGDENNIDSREKLIDHYLGHSPHNPEDPALDGTFAGRSDYISPLDDLAFDMYQDPEVAQIIRRLDERKREAVRKERYDHAKRLKQAIADLQKVGERLGRYEVEKRCAVEKEDYDLAKEKKQQMARYRAQVYEQLELHGLLQGEPETQRPFALPLQPLASPSSPQHWKAVSSLPRTEELVVEDTFTGPVLQEKPLASSPRHSAADQSPPAAGPALRSHEVLPYDERPLPVTRKQLGEASAEPEVRETDSDVRRRGVSGEPEPLTEKALREASSAIDILGEALVAGAYSKTWSCREDALLALYKRLMEMPVGTQKEDLKNMLRASVFLIRRAIKDIVTSVFQASLKLLKMIITQFIPKHKLGKPDTTHCVERAVPLLLARTGDSSARLRVMAVNFIQEMALFKEVKSLQLIPAYLVQPLKANASAHLAMSQVDLLARLLRDLGTESSGFTVDNVMKFAVSALEHRVYEVRETAVRIILDMYRQHPALTLEHLPPDDSSTRRNLLYKAIFEGFAKIDGRPTEAEVRTQKRVATKETEKQKKEEMKALQGQSAELRETQAGVQEKESEAVKLKSQDSHGRKAAPPDTPEIPDNHYLDNLCIFCGERNESFTEEGLDLHYWKHCLMLTRCDHCRQVVEISSLTEHLLTECDKRDAFGKCSRCSEAVPKEELPGHIKTKECNPAKAEKVANRCPLCHENFAPGEEAWKVHLMGPAGCTMNLRKTHVLYKAAAPQQGKGPAAAKSSTSAPKAGSKIPTPKGGLSKSSSRTHTRR
- the Cep104 gene encoding centrosomal protein of 104 kDa isoform X3 — translated: MPHKIGFVVVSSSGHEDGFSARELMIHAPTVSGWRSPKFCQFPQEIVLQMVERCRIRKLQLLAHQYMISSKVEFYISESLPEYLVPYQAERFRRLGYVSLCDNEKTGCKARELKSVYVDAVGQFLKLIFHQNHANKYNIYNQVALVAINIIGDPADLGDENNIDSREKLIDHYLGHSPHNPEDPALDGTFAGRSDYISPLDDLAFDMYQDPEVAQIIRRLDERKREAVRKERYDHAKRLKQAIADLQKVGERLGRYEVEKRCAVEKEDYDLAKEKKQQMARYRAQVYEQLELHGLLQGEPETQRPFALPLQPLASPSSPQHWKAVSSLPRTEELVVEDTFTGPVLQEKPLASSPRHSAADQSPPAAGPALRSHEVLPYDERPLPVTRKQLGEASAEPEVRETDSDVRRRGVSGEPEPLTEKALREASSAIDILGEALVAGAYSKTWSCREDALLALYKRLMEMPVGTQKEDLKNMLRASVFLIRRAIKDIVTSVFQASLKLLKMIITQFIPKHKLGKPDTTHCVERAVPLLLARTGDSSARLRVMAVNFIQEMALFKEVKSLQLIPAYLVQPLKANASAHLAMSQVDLLARLLRDLGTESSGFTVDNVMKFAVSALEHRVYEVRETAVRIILDMYRQHPALTLEHLPPDDSSTRRNLLYKAIFEGFAKIDGRPTEAEVRTQKRVATKETEKQKKEEMKALQGQSAELRETQAGVQEKESEAVKLKSQDSHGRKAAPPDTPEIPDNHYLDNLCIFCGERNESFTEEGLDLHYWKHCLMLTRCDHCRQVVEISSLTEHLLTECDKRDAFGKCSRCSEAVPKEELPGHIKTKECNPAKAEKVANRCPLCHENFAPGEEAWKVHLMGPAGCTMNLRKTHVLYKAAAPQQES